One bacterium DNA window includes the following coding sequences:
- the mtnA gene encoding S-methyl-5-thioribose-1-phosphate isomerase yields the protein MDELRGIAWHDGRVRILDQTRLPEELVLLEISDYQGIVKAIREMNVRGAPAIGIAAAYGVVLSIWYLEESDRPSFLQTVNQALEALGHARPTARNLFWALERMRAALMRLLSRPLREIKRALLAEAQQIHADDVERCRAIGRMGAGLLPQTSSVMTYCNAGAYATGGYGTALGIIRSAMQTGKKVQVYACETRPLLQGSRITAWELAEEEIPVTVLCDNMAAYAMARGLVQMVIVGADRIARNGDTANKIGTCGLAVLARHYRIPFYIAAPLSTFDPEIRSGDNIPIEQRSAAEIEICGGLRVVPEGVPVLNPAFDITPAKLIDAFITEKGILRPPYDESLAIIELKA from the coding sequence ATGGATGAGCTGCGGGGGATCGCCTGGCATGACGGCCGGGTTCGGATCCTGGATCAAACCAGACTCCCCGAAGAGCTGGTCCTACTCGAGATTTCCGATTATCAGGGGATTGTCAAAGCGATCAGGGAGATGAACGTCCGCGGCGCCCCCGCCATCGGCATCGCCGCGGCTTATGGCGTGGTCCTTTCGATCTGGTATCTTGAGGAATCGGACCGTCCCTCGTTCCTCCAGACCGTGAATCAGGCCCTCGAAGCTCTTGGTCATGCACGGCCGACCGCGCGCAATCTCTTCTGGGCTCTCGAGCGCATGCGGGCCGCCCTGATGCGCTTGCTCAGCCGGCCGCTGCGCGAAATCAAACGGGCCTTGCTGGCCGAGGCGCAGCAGATCCATGCCGATGATGTCGAACGCTGCCGTGCGATCGGACGGATGGGCGCGGGCCTGCTGCCGCAGACAAGCTCGGTGATGACTTACTGCAACGCCGGCGCTTATGCAACCGGCGGCTATGGCACCGCCCTCGGCATCATCCGCAGCGCCATGCAGACAGGCAAGAAGGTGCAGGTTTATGCCTGTGAGACCCGACCCTTGCTGCAGGGCAGCCGCATCACCGCCTGGGAACTGGCTGAGGAAGAGATCCCGGTGACTGTCCTGTGCGACAATATGGCCGCCTATGCCATGGCGCGCGGGCTGGTGCAGATGGTCATCGTCGGCGCCGACCGCATCGCCCGCAACGGGGATACGGCCAACAAGATCGGCACCTGCGGCCTGGCGGTTCTCGCGCGGCATTACCGCATTCCCTTTTATATCGCCGCCCCGCTCTCCACTTTTGATCCCGAGATTCGCAGCGGGGACAACATCCCGATCGAACAGCGCAGTGCGGCTGAGATCGAAATTTGCGGCGGCCTGCGGGTGGTGCCTGAAGGCGTCCCCGTCCTCAATCCCGCATTCGACATCACCCCGGCCAAGCTGATCGATGCCTTCATCACCGAGAAGGGTATCCTCCGGCCCCCCTACGATGAAAGTTTGGCAATAATTGAACTAAAAGCTTGA